A portion of the Pseudomonas sp. GR 6-02 genome contains these proteins:
- a CDS encoding class II aldolase/adducin family protein, translating to MSSVSPLSSVSKNVRQRVSPEEWEVRVKLAAAYRLAALFKWTDHIYTHFSARVPGPDEHFLINAFGLLFDEITASNLVKVDIDGTLVDDPTGLGINYAGYVIHSAIHGARPDLQAVLHTHTRDGIAVSAQRDGLLPISQHSIGFSGRVAYHGYEGIALDLDERERLVADLGDKSVLILRNHGLLTAGISVEHAFQQLHVLERACTIQIAAQAGGNAELIFPPAEVVAKVEKQAEVFKSGDGPGVARHWNALIRQLERSDTAYKE from the coding sequence ATGAGCAGCGTCAGCCCGTTATCCAGTGTCTCGAAAAATGTTCGCCAGCGCGTCAGCCCCGAAGAGTGGGAGGTGCGTGTGAAACTGGCCGCGGCCTATCGGCTGGCGGCCTTGTTCAAGTGGACTGATCACATCTACACGCACTTCTCCGCAAGGGTGCCGGGCCCCGACGAGCATTTCCTGATCAACGCCTTCGGCTTGTTGTTCGATGAAATCACCGCCTCCAACCTGGTCAAGGTCGACATCGATGGCACCCTCGTCGACGACCCGACCGGGCTCGGTATCAACTACGCCGGTTATGTGATCCACAGCGCCATTCACGGTGCGCGTCCAGACCTGCAAGCGGTTCTGCATACCCACACCCGCGACGGCATCGCCGTGTCCGCCCAGCGCGATGGCCTGCTGCCGATCTCTCAGCATTCCATTGGTTTTTCCGGGCGGGTGGCTTATCACGGTTATGAAGGCATTGCGCTGGACCTGGACGAGCGCGAACGGCTGGTGGCGGATCTGGGTGACAAGAGCGTGTTGATCCTGCGCAATCATGGGTTGTTGACGGCGGGCATCAGCGTCGAGCATGCGTTCCAGCAACTGCATGTGTTGGAGCGGGCCTGCACTATTCAGATCGCGGCACAGGCGGGTGGCAACGCCGAACTGATCTTCCCGCCGGCCGAAGTGGTGGCCAAGGTCGAGAAACAGGCCGAGGTGTTCAAAAGTGGTGACGGGCCGGGTGTTGCCCGGCACTGGAATGCGCTGATTCGGCAGTTGGAGCGCAGCGATACGGCTTATAAAGAGTGA
- a CDS encoding LLM class flavin-dependent oxidoreductase yields MSIEFIGYIGGHHSSEIHPRSGPTLQPEYVEKVARAHDDAGFDRALVAFHSNSPDSTLIASHAASVTRNLKFLIAHRPGFAAPTLAARQFNTLDVLNGGRTAVHIITGGDDRELRADGSYIGKDERYARTDEYLDVLRQEWTSEKPFDYQGTYYQVEGAHSAVKSPQQPHIPLYFGGSSAAAIAVAGKHADVYALWGETYEQVREVVNQVRAEAAKHGRSIRFSLSLRPILADTEAQAWERAERILQQATALAEQNGFVRREPPNEGSRRLLAAAAQGSRLDKRLWTGIAGLLGAQGNSTSLVGTAEQVAEALLDYYDLGITTFLIRGFDPLDDAIDYGKRLIPLTRQLVAERERQAAEKVA; encoded by the coding sequence ATGAGTATTGAATTCATCGGTTACATCGGCGGCCATCATTCTTCAGAAATCCACCCTCGCAGTGGCCCCACCCTGCAACCGGAGTACGTGGAGAAAGTCGCCCGCGCCCATGACGACGCCGGTTTCGACCGCGCCCTGGTGGCCTTCCACTCCAACAGCCCGGACAGCACGCTGATTGCCTCGCATGCCGCCAGCGTGACCAGGAATCTGAAATTCCTGATCGCCCATCGACCGGGTTTCGCCGCGCCGACCCTCGCCGCGCGACAGTTCAACACCCTCGACGTGTTGAATGGCGGACGCACCGCGGTGCACATCATCACTGGCGGCGACGACCGCGAACTGCGGGCCGACGGCAGTTACATCGGCAAGGACGAACGCTATGCGCGCACCGATGAATACCTCGATGTACTGCGCCAGGAATGGACCAGTGAAAAGCCCTTCGACTATCAGGGCACGTACTACCAGGTCGAAGGCGCGCATTCGGCGGTGAAGTCGCCGCAACAGCCGCATATTCCGCTGTACTTCGGCGGCTCATCGGCGGCGGCCATCGCGGTGGCGGGCAAACATGCGGATGTTTATGCGCTGTGGGGTGAAACCTACGAACAGGTGCGCGAAGTGGTGAACCAGGTGCGTGCCGAAGCGGCCAAACACGGGCGTAGCATCCGCTTCAGCCTGTCGCTGCGACCGATTCTGGCGGACACCGAAGCGCAAGCCTGGGAGCGTGCCGAACGCATCCTGCAACAGGCTACCGCCCTCGCCGAGCAGAACGGTTTTGTCCGCCGCGAACCACCGAACGAAGGCTCCCGGCGCCTGCTCGCGGCAGCGGCCCAGGGCTCGCGGCTGGACAAGCGATTGTGGACCGGCATCGCCGGCCTGCTCGGCGCGCAAGGTAATTCGACGTCGCTGGTCGGCACTGCGGAACAGGTCGCCGAAGCCCTGCTCGACTATTACGACCTGGGCATCACCACCTTCCTGATTCGCGGCTTCGACCCGCTCGACGATGCCATCGACTACGGCAAGCGGCTGATCCCACTGACCCGCCAATTGGTGGCCGAGCGTGAACGGCAAGCAGCGGAAAAAGTGGCTTGA
- a CDS encoding LysR family transcriptional regulator, with translation MKIDDIDAFVEVIRCQSISHAAESLQLTQPAITRRVQNFEQALGVELFDRNTKPLKPTLIGTRVYEQCRLILREMDALRELVATDAPPTGLLRLGVPQTIGDVVLLDALKHLRIEYPELRAQVATGWGSQLVGKIERGELDAAAALFPAGKIFPDNIVGESIGKMELVVVCAQAQLPKRPCKLADVYQSGWILNPDGCGFRAGLQRTLSDQGLALRVNLETFGTELQLGLVADGLGLGLVPRPLLERSAHREQLAVMPLKDFKPLMDLWLIYPHFLGNLQGPVDAFGKLVAGSLQKIKSAA, from the coding sequence ATGAAAATTGATGATATCGACGCCTTTGTCGAAGTGATCCGTTGCCAGTCCATCAGCCATGCCGCCGAGTCGCTGCAACTGACTCAACCCGCCATCACACGGCGTGTGCAGAACTTTGAGCAGGCGTTGGGCGTGGAGTTGTTCGACCGCAACACCAAGCCGCTCAAGCCCACGCTGATCGGCACGCGGGTGTACGAGCAGTGCCGTTTGATCCTGCGGGAAATGGATGCCTTGCGCGAACTGGTCGCCACCGACGCGCCGCCCACCGGGCTGTTGCGCCTGGGCGTTCCGCAAACCATCGGCGATGTGGTGCTGCTCGATGCACTCAAGCACCTGCGAATCGAATACCCCGAATTGCGCGCCCAGGTGGCCACGGGGTGGGGCAGTCAATTGGTCGGCAAAATCGAACGCGGTGAACTGGACGCGGCGGCTGCGCTGTTCCCGGCCGGGAAGATTTTCCCCGACAACATTGTCGGTGAGTCGATCGGCAAGATGGAACTGGTGGTGGTGTGCGCCCAGGCGCAATTGCCCAAGCGTCCGTGCAAACTCGCCGACGTTTACCAGAGCGGCTGGATTCTCAACCCTGATGGTTGCGGCTTCCGTGCCGGGCTGCAACGAACCCTGTCGGACCAGGGCCTGGCCCTGCGGGTGAACCTGGAAACGTTCGGTACCGAGTTGCAGCTGGGCCTGGTCGCCGATGGCCTGGGCCTTGGGCTGGTGCCGCGTCCATTGCTGGAGCGCAGTGCCCACCGCGAGCAATTGGCGGTGATGCCGCTCAAGGACTTCAAGCCGCTGATGGACCTGTGGCTGATCTATCCGCATTTTCTCGGCAACCTGCAAGGGCCGGTCGACGCCTTTGGCAAACTGGTTGCCGGGTCGCTGCAGAAGATCAAGAGTGCGGCGTGA
- a CDS encoding MotA/TolQ/ExbB proton channel family protein — MNLIASPFESIEHTVIWLLILFSVATWGLALLKGVQFTRLKTQDRKFHKHFWAASSLDSAAELAHGQPGAAARVALAGYAAIQVPEGAQAADLSQAINHQDRLERALRQQIVRERRSLESGLAILASIGSTSPFIGLFGTVWGIMSALKGISAAGSASLETVAGPIGAALVATGVGIAVAVPAVLVYNYFLRRLKLTVADLDDFAHDFYSLAQKNAFRVLLHPVLSKSGATVAGQQVKEAS, encoded by the coding sequence ATGAACCTGATCGCATCCCCTTTCGAATCCATCGAACACACTGTCATCTGGCTGTTGATCCTCTTTTCCGTCGCCACCTGGGGCCTGGCTTTGCTCAAGGGCGTGCAGTTCACCCGTCTCAAGACCCAGGATCGCAAATTCCATAAACACTTCTGGGCCGCTTCCAGTCTCGATTCCGCCGCTGAATTGGCCCATGGCCAACCGGGCGCTGCGGCTCGCGTGGCACTGGCCGGTTATGCCGCGATCCAGGTGCCAGAGGGCGCACAAGCCGCCGACTTGAGCCAGGCGATCAACCACCAGGACCGTCTCGAGCGTGCCCTGCGCCAACAGATCGTGCGCGAACGGCGTTCGCTTGAAAGCGGCCTGGCGATCCTCGCCAGTATTGGCAGCACCTCGCCCTTCATCGGCCTGTTCGGCACGGTATGGGGCATCATGTCGGCCTTGAAAGGCATCAGTGCGGCAGGCTCGGCGAGCCTGGAAACCGTGGCTGGGCCGATCGGCGCGGCACTGGTTGCGACGGGCGTAGGTATCGCTGTCGCGGTGCCGGCGGTGCTGGTCTACAACTACTTCCTGCGTCGCCTGAAACTGACCGTCGCCGACCTCGATGACTTCGCCCACGACTTCTACAGCCTGGCGCAGAAAAACGCGTTCCGCGTTCTGTTGCACCCGGTGCTGAGCAAGTCCGGCGCGACCGTCGCCGGACAGCAAGTCAAGGAGGCCTCCTGA
- a CDS encoding ABC transporter substrate-binding protein — MPGRIWKTTAVLLSGAALLLGGCGETVETKSSSAAQSDLSGVTLVLGDQAKGLRTVVEAANALEGIDYKVQWANFQGAAPLFEALRAGAVDLGPAGDTPVLAAATGGTPLRIVAVRRSQSRGIAILVPPDSTIRSVADLKGRNVVVSSARGSISQYLLIRALANAGVDEKDVNVGFVLPTDALPAFNAGKIEAWATFGVYQAFAEQKGARVLISGEGINTGLTFITASDEVLTDPLKRKALSDVLRRFAKAFEWAQRNPDEYARVFAKVNDIPLEVSQTLRSWGDESLLPVEPRDVQALQQVDDLFVEKKIFPHRVDVEKLTDTAVFSAAPLTVTQSEPSR, encoded by the coding sequence ATGCCAGGACGCATCTGGAAAACCACGGCTGTGCTGTTGTCTGGCGCCGCGCTGTTGCTCGGCGGTTGCGGTGAGACCGTCGAGACAAAGTCCTCATCGGCGGCCCAGTCAGATTTGTCCGGCGTGACGCTGGTGCTGGGCGATCAGGCCAAGGGTTTGCGCACGGTGGTCGAGGCGGCGAATGCGCTGGAGGGCATCGACTACAAGGTGCAGTGGGCCAACTTCCAGGGCGCCGCGCCGCTGTTCGAAGCCCTGCGCGCCGGCGCTGTCGATCTGGGGCCGGCCGGTGATACCCCGGTGCTCGCGGCGGCGACTGGCGGCACGCCGTTGCGGATTGTCGCGGTACGGCGCAGTCAATCGAGAGGGATCGCGATTCTGGTTCCACCGGATTCAACGATTCGCAGCGTTGCGGATTTGAAAGGTCGCAACGTGGTGGTGTCGTCGGCCCGAGGCAGCATTTCCCAGTACCTGCTGATTCGCGCGCTGGCCAATGCCGGGGTCGATGAGAAAGACGTCAACGTCGGCTTCGTCTTGCCGACCGACGCCTTGCCGGCGTTCAACGCCGGGAAAATCGAAGCCTGGGCTACGTTCGGGGTGTATCAGGCATTCGCCGAGCAGAAGGGCGCTCGGGTGCTGATCAGTGGCGAAGGCATCAACACCGGGCTGACGTTTATCACCGCCTCCGATGAAGTGCTGACCGACCCGCTCAAACGCAAGGCACTGAGTGATGTATTGCGGCGCTTCGCCAAGGCGTTCGAATGGGCGCAGCGCAATCCCGACGAGTACGCTCGGGTCTTCGCCAAGGTCAACGACATTCCCCTTGAAGTCTCGCAGACGCTGCGCAGCTGGGGCGATGAGTCGCTGTTGCCGGTTGAACCGCGGGATGTGCAGGCCTTGCAGCAAGTCGATGACTTGTTCGTGGAAAAGAAGATCTTTCCCCATCGTGTTGATGTGGAAAAACTCACCGATACGGCAGTGTTTTCCGCTGCGCCACTGACAGTCACGCAATCGGAACCGTCGCGGTAG
- the moaC gene encoding cyclic pyranopterin monophosphate synthase MoaC, which translates to MLTHLDSLGRVRMVDVTDKCVTSREAVAEAWVHMLAETRQLIASGAHPKGDVFAVARIAGIQAAKRTSELIPLCHPLLLSSVNVELSFEGDQRVRIVSRCKLSGQTGVEMEALTAASVAALTLYDMCKAVDRGMSIESVRLLEKQGGKSGWYQAPQQ; encoded by the coding sequence ATGCTGACTCACCTCGACTCACTGGGACGCGTGCGAATGGTCGATGTTACGGATAAATGCGTGACGTCCCGAGAAGCCGTGGCTGAGGCATGGGTTCATATGCTTGCCGAGACCCGACAACTGATTGCCAGTGGTGCTCACCCTAAAGGTGATGTATTTGCGGTAGCGCGGATCGCCGGCATTCAGGCGGCCAAACGCACGAGCGAGTTGATTCCGCTCTGTCATCCGCTGCTTCTGAGCAGTGTTAACGTTGAGTTGAGTTTTGAAGGTGACCAACGCGTACGCATTGTTTCTCGGTGCAAGCTGTCCGGACAGACCGGCGTCGAGATGGAGGCACTGACCGCCGCCAGTGTGGCGGCCTTGACCCTGTATGACATGTGCAAGGCCGTGGACCGGGGCATGAGTATCGAATCGGTGCGGCTGTTGGAGAAGCAGGGTGGTAAAAGTGGCTGGTATCAGGCGCCGCAACAATGA
- a CDS encoding ABC transporter ATP-binding protein: MSSIDLLDASKTAHSAAPVQLRNVVRQFGQQRVIDGLDLDIAPGEFVALLGASGSGKTTLLRSLAGLDSIDSGQLRVPKARAAVFQEPRLMPWKRAWKNVILGLHIPDAKARAVQALTEVGLAHRLEAYPATLSGGEAQRVALARGLVREPKLLLLDEPFAALDALTRIRMHRLIIELWRKHTPAVLLVTHDVDEAILLADRVIVLANGKIAEQLTIDLPRARDTGQEGFQQIRARLLSLLGVEANEPAIQAAGAVPAVSTGNVRRFAHG, from the coding sequence ATGTCGAGCATCGATCTTTTGGACGCGTCTAAAACCGCCCATTCAGCAGCGCCCGTACAACTGCGCAATGTGGTGCGCCAGTTTGGTCAACAGCGGGTCATCGACGGCCTGGACCTGGACATCGCACCCGGTGAATTCGTCGCGCTGTTGGGGGCCAGCGGTTCGGGCAAGACCACTTTGCTGCGCAGCCTGGCCGGGCTCGACAGCATCGACAGCGGCCAGTTGCGGGTACCCAAGGCACGGGCGGCGGTATTTCAGGAGCCCCGGCTGATGCCCTGGAAGCGTGCCTGGAAGAACGTGATTCTCGGCCTGCACATTCCCGACGCCAAGGCGCGGGCGGTGCAGGCGCTGACCGAAGTGGGCCTGGCCCATCGCCTGGAAGCCTACCCGGCGACGCTCTCCGGCGGCGAAGCACAGCGAGTGGCACTGGCTCGTGGTCTGGTGCGTGAACCGAAGCTGTTGCTGCTCGATGAACCGTTCGCTGCACTCGATGCCTTGACCCGGATTCGCATGCATCGGCTGATCATCGAGCTATGGCGCAAACACACGCCGGCCGTGCTGCTGGTGACCCACGACGTGGATGAAGCGATCCTGCTGGCCGATCGGGTCATCGTGCTGGCCAACGGCAAGATCGCCGAGCAATTGACCATAGACCTGCCGCGGGCCCGGGATACTGGTCAGGAAGGCTTTCAGCAAATCCGCGCGCGTTTGTTGAGCCTGTTGGGGGTTGAAGCGAACGAGCCAGCGATTCAAGCGGCCGGCGCTGTACCAGCAGTGTCGACTGGCAACGTCCGGCGTTTTGCTCATGGCTGA
- a CDS encoding ExbD/TolR family protein codes for MAFSTQDSDEVLSEINVTPLVDVMLVLLVVFIVTAPLLTNAIPINLPKTESVAPVEQKDPLVVSIDDKGKVFINKDEIQADLLEFNLQAAKAKNPDVRVQLQADNGVNYGEVARAMASIERAGITKLSVITAK; via the coding sequence ATGGCCTTCTCCACACAAGACAGCGATGAAGTGCTCAGCGAGATCAACGTTACGCCACTGGTGGACGTGATGCTGGTGCTGCTGGTGGTGTTTATCGTCACCGCGCCGCTGCTGACAAACGCGATCCCGATCAACCTGCCGAAGACCGAATCGGTGGCGCCGGTGGAACAGAAAGACCCGCTGGTGGTGAGCATCGATGACAAAGGCAAGGTGTTCATCAACAAGGACGAGATCCAGGCGGATCTGCTCGAGTTCAACCTACAAGCGGCCAAAGCGAAAAATCCCGACGTGCGCGTGCAACTGCAGGCGGACAACGGCGTGAATTATGGCGAAGTAGCGCGGGCGATGGCCTCGATCGAGCGGGCGGGGATTACCAAGTTGTCGGTGATTACGGCGAAATAA
- the moaE gene encoding molybdopterin synthase catalytic subunit MoaE has translation MIRVQTERFEPGTEINALQALSLNVGAVVSFVGYVRDTNVGQEVAGMFLEHYPGMTEKVLGKIADEARQRWPLLGLVLIHRIGALQPGDPIVFVGVSSSHRQAAFDACAFVMDYLKTRAPFWKKEQVAESSHWVEARHSDREAAQRWE, from the coding sequence ATGATTCGAGTGCAGACAGAGCGCTTCGAACCCGGCACCGAAATCAATGCCCTGCAGGCTTTGAGCCTGAATGTCGGTGCCGTGGTGAGTTTTGTCGGGTATGTACGTGACACCAACGTCGGACAAGAAGTCGCCGGGATGTTTCTTGAACATTACCCCGGTATGACCGAAAAGGTCCTGGGCAAGATCGCCGACGAAGCCCGGCAGCGCTGGCCGTTGCTCGGACTGGTGCTGATCCATCGAATCGGCGCGCTGCAACCGGGAGACCCCATTGTCTTTGTCGGCGTCAGCAGCAGTCATCGTCAAGCGGCTTTTGATGCCTGTGCGTTTGTAATGGATTACCTGAAAACCCGAGCGCCATTCTGGAAGAAAGAACAGGTGGCCGAGAGTTCCCATTGGGTCGAGGCTCGCCACAGTGATCGCGAGGCGGCGCAACGATGGGAGTGA
- a CDS encoding MoaD/ThiS family protein, which translates to MKLNVLYFSRYRETLGLDDETIEGDFTSVDQLRQHLIHRSGVWQVLAEQNLMCARNQDMCGLDEPLIDGDEVGFFPTVTGG; encoded by the coding sequence ATGAAGCTGAATGTTTTGTATTTCTCGCGGTACCGCGAAACGCTTGGCCTTGACGATGAAACGATTGAAGGTGATTTCACTTCTGTCGATCAGTTGCGTCAGCACCTGATACATCGTTCTGGCGTCTGGCAGGTGCTGGCCGAACAGAACCTCATGTGTGCCCGCAATCAGGACATGTGTGGGCTCGATGAGCCGTTGATAGACGGTGATGAAGTGGGTTTTTTCCCAACCGTAACGGGAGGGTGA
- a CDS encoding cysteine dioxygenase, translating to MTQARHPERLRAFIGALAELIDSNPREGDLLHRGGKLLAQLVSHDDWLPEDFARPDPERYQQYLLHADSRQRFSVVSFVWGPGQNTPIHDHRVWGLIGMLRGAEYSQGFERHADGTLVAEGNRVHLLPGQVEAVSPRIGDIHQVSNAYNDQVSISIHVYGANIGAVRRAVYQPDGSEKLFISGYSNTLLPNIWDVSKESQAL from the coding sequence ATGACCCAAGCCCGACACCCAGAGAGACTCAGAGCATTCATAGGTGCCCTGGCGGAACTGATCGACAGCAACCCCCGCGAAGGCGATTTACTGCACCGTGGCGGCAAACTGCTCGCCCAACTGGTCAGCCATGACGACTGGTTGCCTGAAGACTTTGCCCGACCAGACCCGGAGCGCTATCAGCAATACCTGCTGCATGCCGACTCACGGCAGCGTTTCAGTGTCGTCAGTTTTGTCTGGGGGCCGGGGCAAAACACGCCGATCCATGACCATCGGGTGTGGGGGCTGATCGGCATGTTGCGCGGCGCGGAGTATTCGCAAGGGTTCGAACGACACGCCGACGGCACACTGGTGGCCGAGGGCAACCGGGTTCATCTGCTCCCCGGCCAGGTCGAAGCCGTATCGCCCCGGATCGGCGACATTCATCAAGTCAGCAACGCCTACAACGATCAGGTCTCCATCAGCATCCATGTCTATGGCGCCAACATCGGCGCCGTGCGCCGCGCGGTGTACCAGCCCGATGGCAGCGAGAAACTGTTCATCTCCGGTTATTCCAACACCCTCCTCCCCAATATCTGGGATGTGTCCAAAGAGAGCCAAGCCTTATGA
- a CDS encoding methyl-accepting chemotaxis protein has translation MSGVLLNTFVAIAITAAVSAPLGLIVTRWQKQGTLRLLQMAEPSTSDQLIAKMYSDECGPQARLETAFVSQAARLKTCLTRLQDTAEQLSGLAGRSDVLAADSSRGLDRQRVETEQVSAAVNQMAATTQEVASHVQRTADASQEANLLTGRGRDVARDTREAIQRLSAVVGETGQTVAQLAKDSNEIGTVVDVIKGIADQTNLLALNAAIEAARAGDMGRGFAVVADEVRQLAQRTSESTTQIHGLITKLQMSSDNAVQTMESGRRQAEEGVVWVLEADKALVGISEAVANITDMTTQIAAATEEQTAVAEEISRNITTIAHLADQTSEQAHHSAELSKELTRTANTQYSLVERFNR, from the coding sequence TTGAGTGGTGTCTTACTCAACACCTTCGTGGCCATTGCCATCACCGCAGCTGTCTCTGCACCGCTCGGACTGATCGTCACGCGCTGGCAAAAGCAGGGGACATTGCGCTTGCTACAGATGGCTGAACCCTCCACCTCCGATCAACTGATCGCGAAAATGTACAGCGACGAGTGTGGCCCTCAGGCACGCCTTGAAACCGCCTTTGTGAGCCAGGCCGCGCGCCTGAAGACCTGTCTTACACGTCTGCAGGACACCGCGGAGCAACTCAGCGGACTAGCCGGGAGGTCCGACGTATTGGCCGCCGACAGCTCACGGGGTCTTGATCGCCAGCGTGTCGAGACCGAACAAGTGTCCGCAGCGGTCAATCAGATGGCGGCGACCACACAAGAAGTTGCCAGCCATGTCCAACGCACCGCTGACGCCTCCCAAGAAGCTAACTTGCTGACCGGACGCGGACGCGATGTGGCCCGAGATACCCGCGAAGCGATCCAGCGACTGTCCGCAGTGGTTGGCGAAACCGGGCAGACGGTCGCGCAGTTGGCCAAGGACAGCAATGAAATCGGAACCGTGGTCGATGTCATCAAAGGCATTGCCGATCAAACCAACCTACTGGCCCTGAATGCCGCGATCGAAGCTGCGCGCGCTGGTGATATGGGTCGAGGCTTCGCCGTGGTGGCGGACGAGGTGCGTCAGTTGGCACAGCGCACCTCTGAATCCACGACGCAGATCCATGGCCTGATAACCAAGCTCCAGATGTCTTCCGATAACGCCGTGCAGACGATGGAAAGTGGTCGCCGTCAGGCCGAAGAAGGTGTGGTGTGGGTGCTTGAGGCAGACAAAGCGTTGGTAGGTATCAGTGAAGCGGTAGCCAACATCACTGATATGACAACCCAGATTGCAGCGGCCACTGAAGAGCAAACCGCCGTTGCAGAGGAAATCAGCCGTAATATCACCACCATCGCGCACCTGGCAGATCAGACGTCGGAGCAGGCCCATCATTCGGCAGAGTTAAGCAAGGAATTGACCCGGACAGCTAATACTCAGTATTCATTGGTCGAGCGTTTTAATCGATAA
- a CDS encoding ABC transporter permease, which translates to MTEKTFDTPSASSSFSVNKAAHLTGDSRGASRLLPDGLRNWRTPEALLRLISPIALLLLWELASQWGLIPQRVIAAPSQIGGTLWAMITSGELGKHLLVSLQRALVGLSIGVSVGVVAALITGLSKRGEVILDSPMQMLRTIPSLALVPLFILWFGIGEFTKIALIVTGTTFPVYLNLFAGIRNIDPKLIEAANTLGLNRRELIWHVILPGSLPSFFVGLRYSLGISWLALVFVEQINTTAGIGYLASDARDFMRTDVIVICLLIYSVLGLLIDGLIRTLERFALAWRPSFVRN; encoded by the coding sequence ATGACTGAAAAGACTTTCGATACGCCGAGCGCCAGTAGCTCGTTTTCCGTCAATAAGGCCGCTCACCTCACGGGTGATAGCCGGGGGGCTTCAAGGTTGCTCCCCGACGGGTTGCGCAACTGGCGAACACCTGAGGCATTACTGCGATTGATCAGCCCGATTGCGCTGCTGCTGTTGTGGGAACTGGCGTCGCAGTGGGGACTGATTCCGCAACGGGTGATCGCCGCGCCGTCGCAGATTGGCGGCACGCTCTGGGCCATGATCACTTCCGGGGAGCTGGGCAAGCATCTGCTGGTATCCCTGCAACGGGCGCTCGTGGGGTTGAGCATCGGCGTGAGCGTCGGTGTCGTCGCGGCGCTGATTACCGGCCTGTCGAAGCGCGGCGAAGTGATCCTCGATTCGCCGATGCAGATGCTGCGCACCATCCCTTCGCTGGCGCTGGTGCCGCTGTTCATTCTCTGGTTCGGTATCGGCGAGTTCACCAAGATTGCCCTGATCGTGACCGGCACCACCTTTCCGGTGTACCTGAACCTGTTCGCCGGCATTCGCAACATCGATCCCAAACTGATCGAGGCGGCCAACACTCTGGGCCTGAATCGTCGCGAGTTGATCTGGCATGTGATTCTGCCGGGCTCCTTGCCCTCATTCTTCGTCGGCCTGCGTTACTCCCTGGGAATTTCCTGGCTGGCCCTGGTGTTTGTCGAGCAAATCAATACCACCGCCGGCATTGGCTATCTGGCCAGTGATGCGCGGGACTTCATGCGCACCGATGTGATCGTGATCTGCCTGCTGATTTACAGCGTCCTCGGCCTGTTGATCGACGGACTGATTCGTACGCTGGAGCGTTTTGCCCTGGCCTGGCGCCCATCATTTGTGAGGAACTGA
- a CDS encoding energy transducer TonB, which translates to MGNVQNAASALEVFRHPLPGGELLDLGRVFREPLALSRQLSTPRHVLSRREAVLLGVFALVLHGAVIVWVNQTPPPQLPVVPPEIPPMTIEFSQAAPPVVQPPPPEPIPQPAVEPPPPVEDELAVKPPPPKPIPKPKPVVKPVPKPVAKPVEQPPAPPAPPQPVAALAPPAPPPPKPVTPASASAGYLKNPAPEYPSLAMRRGWEGTVLLRVHVLASGKPGEIQIQKSSGRDQLDDAALAAVKRWSFVPAKQGDVAQDGWVSVPIDFKIK; encoded by the coding sequence ATGGGCAATGTCCAGAATGCCGCCAGTGCCCTAGAGGTGTTCCGGCACCCACTACCCGGCGGTGAACTGCTCGATCTTGGCCGGGTCTTCCGGGAACCCTTGGCGCTGTCGCGGCAACTCAGCACGCCCAGGCACGTGTTGAGTCGTCGCGAAGCTGTCTTGCTGGGGGTGTTCGCGTTGGTGTTGCATGGCGCGGTGATTGTCTGGGTCAACCAGACCCCGCCGCCGCAACTGCCGGTGGTGCCGCCTGAGATTCCGCCGATGACCATCGAGTTTTCGCAGGCAGCACCTCCGGTGGTACAACCGCCTCCGCCCGAGCCGATTCCACAGCCAGCGGTCGAGCCGCCACCGCCGGTGGAGGACGAATTGGCCGTGAAGCCACCGCCTCCTAAACCGATTCCAAAACCGAAACCTGTGGTTAAGCCAGTGCCCAAACCCGTGGCCAAACCGGTCGAGCAGCCGCCTGCGCCGCCTGCGCCGCCACAACCGGTCGCCGCACTAGCGCCACCCGCACCGCCGCCACCGAAACCGGTGACCCCGGCGTCGGCCAGCGCCGGTTACTTGAAGAACCCGGCACCGGAATACCCGTCGCTGGCGATGCGTCGCGGCTGGGAAGGCACGGTGTTGTTACGGGTGCATGTGTTGGCCAGCGGCAAACCCGGCGAAATCCAGATCCAGAAAAGCAGTGGCCGCGATCAACTCGACGACGCGGCACTGGCCGCGGTCAAGCGCTGGAGTTTCGTCCCGGCCAAGCAGGGTGATGTCGCTCAGGATGGCTGGGTCAGCGTGCCCATCGACTTCAAAATCAAGTAA